A genomic window from Streptomyces sp. NBC_00234 includes:
- a CDS encoding MCE family protein: MSPRATQTVRRRLAGVTFLLVPAVLVWVSVSVYEKDFTDSATVTVRTGSVGNEMHDNADVKLRGVVIGQVRDIAADGDGARLTLDIQPGKLGQIPDDVTAQMLPTTLFGERFVALVPPPVPSARALRAGAVIPQDRSSNAIELERVLDNVLPLLTAVKPEKLSATLNAVSQALEGRGDKLGDTLVTLDAHLAEFNPQLPTLNADIRELVKVSRVYGDAAPDVLDALTDFTTTSSTLAEQQAELADLYGSTTASAQDVTTFLRKNKDNLIRLSASGRPTLELLAEYSDEFPCTLRTVAGFVPAMDKALGKGTKQPGLHVTVKSVPSKGKYVPGKDTPVYDATGGPHCYSVPYVGKSVPTADARKAQAGAPETGEAPATETALGMPNSLQESRLVNELVAPSLKVQPQTLPDWSSVLIGPAFRGAEVKLK, from the coding sequence ATGAGTCCTCGGGCGACACAGACCGTCCGGCGCAGACTCGCCGGCGTCACCTTCCTGCTGGTACCCGCCGTGCTCGTGTGGGTGTCCGTCTCGGTGTACGAGAAGGACTTCACCGACAGCGCGACGGTGACCGTACGCACCGGCTCCGTCGGCAACGAGATGCACGACAACGCCGACGTGAAGCTGCGCGGCGTCGTCATCGGGCAGGTCCGCGACATCGCGGCCGACGGGGACGGGGCCAGACTCACCCTGGACATCCAGCCGGGCAAGCTCGGGCAGATACCCGACGACGTCACCGCCCAGATGCTGCCCACCACCCTCTTCGGTGAGCGGTTCGTGGCGCTCGTCCCGCCACCGGTCCCCTCCGCCCGGGCGCTGCGGGCCGGAGCCGTCATCCCGCAGGACCGCTCCAGCAACGCCATCGAGCTGGAGCGGGTCCTCGACAACGTCCTTCCGCTGCTGACCGCCGTGAAGCCGGAGAAGCTCTCCGCCACCCTCAACGCCGTCTCCCAGGCACTGGAGGGGCGCGGCGACAAGCTGGGAGACACGCTCGTCACGCTCGACGCGCACCTGGCCGAGTTCAACCCCCAACTGCCCACCCTGAACGCCGACATCAGGGAACTGGTCAAGGTGAGCAGGGTCTACGGGGACGCCGCCCCGGACGTCCTGGACGCGTTGACCGACTTCACCACCACCAGCTCCACCCTCGCCGAACAGCAGGCGGAACTGGCGGACCTGTACGGCTCCACGACCGCATCGGCGCAGGACGTCACCACCTTCCTCCGGAAGAACAAGGACAACCTCATCCGGCTCTCCGCCTCCGGCCGGCCGACCCTGGAACTCCTCGCCGAGTACTCCGACGAGTTCCCGTGCACCCTGCGGACCGTCGCGGGATTCGTCCCGGCCATGGACAAGGCTCTCGGCAAGGGCACCAAGCAGCCAGGACTCCACGTCACGGTCAAGTCCGTGCCGTCCAAGGGGAAGTACGTGCCCGGCAAGGACACCCCGGTCTACGACGCGACCGGCGGGCCGCACTGCTACTCGGTGCCGTACGTCGGCAAGAGCGTGCCGACCGCCGACGCCCGCAAGGCGCAGGCGGGCGCCCCGGAGACCGGGGAAGCCCCGGCCACCGAAACCGCCCTCGGCATGCCCAACTCCCTTCAGGAGTCCCGGCTCGTCAACGAGCTGGTCGCTCCCTCTCTGAAAGTCCAGCCGCAGACCCTGCCCGACTGGAGCAGCGTGCTCATCGGTCCGGCCTTCCGCGGTGCGGAGGTGAAGCTCAAGTGA
- a CDS encoding MCE family protein, producing the protein MKRRSLAGPLAKSIAFILVTVLATTVLALSIANTGVGDTTTYKARFTDATGLIVGDSVRIAGVEVGQVESIAVADKRLAEVGFAVRKGRKLPASVTASIKYLNMVGQRYIDLDQGVGPVGESFAAGSTIPLSRTTPALDLTQLFNGFQPLFEGLSPPDVNQLAGSIVQVLQGEGGTVDSILQHVGSLTSTVAAKDKVIGEVIKNLNTVLKTVNDREAGFNDLVVTLEKLVTGFAGDREPLGEAVTAMGALTTVTADLLQDGRAPLKEDIKQLGRLSRQLEKGKPEIENFLAKTPAKMEAISRLTSYGSWLNLYLCEARVSGVTTDDGSAPPTGIAIKQPRCLA; encoded by the coding sequence GTGAAGCGCCGCTCCCTCGCGGGACCGCTCGCGAAATCGATCGCCTTCATCCTGGTGACCGTCCTGGCCACCACGGTGCTGGCGCTGTCCATCGCCAACACGGGGGTCGGCGACACGACCACGTACAAGGCCAGGTTCACGGACGCCACCGGACTGATCGTCGGCGACAGCGTCCGGATCGCCGGGGTCGAGGTGGGGCAGGTGGAGTCCATCGCGGTGGCCGACAAGCGGCTCGCCGAGGTCGGCTTCGCCGTCCGCAAGGGGCGCAAGCTGCCTGCCTCGGTCACCGCCTCCATCAAGTACCTCAACATGGTCGGCCAGCGGTACATCGACCTCGACCAGGGCGTCGGCCCGGTCGGCGAGAGCTTCGCGGCAGGATCGACCATTCCGCTCTCCCGCACGACCCCGGCCCTCGACCTCACCCAGCTGTTCAACGGCTTCCAGCCCCTGTTCGAAGGGCTCTCGCCGCCGGACGTCAACCAGCTCGCCGGCTCCATCGTCCAGGTGCTCCAGGGCGAGGGCGGCACCGTCGACAGCATCCTCCAGCACGTCGGCTCGCTCACCAGCACGGTGGCCGCCAAGGACAAGGTGATCGGCGAGGTGATCAAGAACCTCAACACCGTCCTGAAGACGGTCAACGACCGCGAGGCCGGATTCAACGATCTCGTCGTCACCCTGGAGAAGCTCGTCACGGGCTTCGCCGGAGACCGCGAGCCGCTGGGCGAAGCGGTGACGGCGATGGGCGCGCTCACCACGGTCACCGCCGACCTGCTCCAGGACGGCCGCGCGCCACTCAAGGAAGACATCAAGCAACTCGGCCGCCTCTCGCGTCAGTTGGAGAAGGGGAAGCCCGAGATCGAGAACTTCCTGGCGAAGACCCCGGCCAAGATGGAGGCGATCAGCCGCCTCACCTCGTACGGCTCGTGGCTCAACCTCTACCTCTGCGAAGCCAGGGTCAGCGGGGTCACGACCGACGACGGCAGTGCGCCGCCCACCGGCATCGCGATCAAGCAACCGAGGTGCCTGGCATGA
- a CDS encoding MCE family protein: MRIKPVRERNPVAVGIVGLLVLALVGLAAYRADSLPFIGGGTTYSADFTESAGLADGDEVRIAGVKVGEVTGVSLDGDRVKVDFKVKDAWIGNASTVGIAIKTLLGEKYLAVDPLGDAPQDPGTRITASRTTSPYDVTQAFNGLGETIGEIDTAQLAKSFETISATFKDSPPDVRSAADGLSALSRTVSERDAQLVTLLKGSKQLTKTLAGKKSSFETLLEDGNLLLGEIQARRDSIHLLLTGTRDLGTQLTGIVADNNKQLKPTLDSLGRVTAVLVKNRKSLDKVLALTGSYNRLVGNTLGSGRWFDNYVCGVVPKNYLPPQDPEVPGCMPPKQGGR, encoded by the coding sequence ATGAGAATCAAGCCCGTACGGGAACGCAACCCCGTCGCCGTCGGCATCGTCGGACTCCTCGTCCTGGCCCTTGTCGGGCTCGCCGCCTACCGCGCCGACTCCCTGCCCTTCATCGGCGGCGGCACCACCTACAGCGCCGACTTCACCGAATCGGCCGGGCTCGCCGACGGCGACGAGGTACGGATCGCCGGCGTGAAGGTCGGCGAGGTCACCGGCGTCTCCCTCGACGGCGACCGGGTCAAGGTCGATTTCAAGGTGAAGGACGCCTGGATCGGGAACGCCTCCACCGTCGGCATCGCCATCAAGACCCTCCTCGGCGAGAAGTACCTCGCCGTCGATCCGCTGGGCGACGCCCCGCAGGACCCGGGCACCCGCATCACGGCGAGCCGCACCACCTCCCCGTACGACGTCACCCAGGCGTTCAACGGACTCGGCGAGACCATCGGCGAGATCGACACCGCCCAGCTCGCCAAGAGCTTCGAGACGATCTCCGCGACCTTCAAGGACTCGCCGCCCGACGTACGCAGCGCCGCCGACGGACTCTCCGCGCTCTCCAGGACCGTCTCCGAGCGGGACGCCCAGCTCGTCACCCTCCTCAAGGGCAGCAAACAGCTCACCAAGACCCTCGCCGGCAAGAAGAGCAGCTTCGAAACCCTTCTGGAGGACGGCAATCTGCTCCTCGGCGAGATCCAGGCCCGCCGCGACTCCATCCATCTGCTGCTCACCGGCACCCGCGATCTGGGCACCCAGCTCACCGGAATCGTCGCGGACAACAACAAGCAGCTGAAGCCCACCCTGGACTCGCTCGGCCGGGTCACCGCGGTCCTGGTGAAGAACCGCAAGAGCCTGGACAAGGTGCTGGCGCTGACCGGCTCGTACAACCGGCTCGTCGGCAACACCCTCGGCAGCGGGCGGTGGTTCGACAACTACGTGTGCGGCGTCGTCCCGAAGAACTACCTGCCTCCCCAGGACCCCGAGGTGCCCGGATGCATGCCTCCGAAGCAAGGCGGTCGCTGA
- a CDS encoding MCE family protein, which yields MRLTRIVSIGAGLAVVAVAATTGVMAMDEEGKTTVTAYFDQATGVYAGSDLRILGVTVGTVESVTPRGEEVKVVLKLDKGIKVPKDAHAVVVAPSLVADRYVQLAPAYSGGAQLADNAVLPAATNATPVEVDQLYASITELSTALGPDGANADGALAGLLDTGAKNLDGNGKAIGDSIEQFGKATKTLDKNSGDLFDTLSYLQTFTTMLKDNDGNVRAAEQQLNSVTGFLADDKKNLSAALRELGTALGQVKSFIQDNRGALKKNVDALVPLTQTLVDQRASLAEAMDTLPLAAGNVLNAYDPANRTLNGRTNLNELSMGGPLVDSAAGTTGLAGLQPVDATRRKELPVLPLPEIGTVYGTPEKTTTQKGANR from the coding sequence ATGAGACTCACGCGCATCGTCTCCATCGGCGCCGGCCTCGCCGTGGTGGCCGTCGCGGCCACCACCGGAGTGATGGCCATGGACGAAGAGGGGAAGACCACCGTCACCGCCTACTTCGACCAGGCCACCGGCGTGTACGCGGGTTCGGACCTGCGCATTCTCGGCGTGACGGTCGGCACCGTCGAGTCGGTCACGCCGCGGGGCGAGGAGGTCAAGGTCGTCCTCAAGCTCGACAAGGGCATCAAGGTGCCCAAGGACGCGCACGCCGTCGTCGTCGCCCCCAGCCTCGTCGCCGACCGGTATGTCCAGCTCGCGCCCGCGTACTCCGGAGGAGCGCAGCTCGCCGACAACGCGGTGCTGCCCGCCGCGACCAACGCCACGCCCGTCGAGGTCGACCAGCTGTACGCCTCCATCACCGAACTCTCCACGGCGCTCGGCCCCGACGGGGCCAACGCGGACGGCGCGCTGGCCGGACTCCTCGACACCGGGGCGAAGAACCTCGACGGCAACGGAAAGGCCATCGGGGACTCCATCGAGCAGTTCGGAAAGGCGACGAAGACCCTCGACAAGAACAGCGGCGACCTCTTCGACACGCTCTCCTACCTCCAGACGTTCACCACCATGCTCAAGGACAACGACGGCAACGTGCGCGCCGCCGAGCAACAGCTCAACTCCGTCACCGGCTTCCTGGCCGACGACAAGAAGAACCTCAGCGCGGCACTCAGGGAACTCGGAACCGCGCTCGGCCAGGTCAAGAGCTTCATCCAGGACAACCGCGGCGCGCTGAAGAAGAACGTGGACGCCCTCGTGCCGCTCACCCAGACCCTGGTCGACCAGCGGGCCTCGCTCGCCGAGGCCATGGACACGCTGCCGCTGGCGGCGGGCAACGTCCTCAACGCCTACGACCCGGCCAACCGCACCCTCAACGGCCGGACCAACCTCAACGAACTCTCCATGGGCGGCCCGCTCGTCGACTCCGCGGCAGGCACCACAGGGCTCGCCGGCCTCCAGCCCGTGGATGCCACCCGCCGCAAGGAACTCCCCGTGCTGCCGCTCCCCGAGATCGGCACCGTCTACGGCACCCCGGAGAAGACCACGACGCAGAAGGGGGCGAACCGATGA
- a CDS encoding MCE family protein — MSRALRRPGARTTGAAALLAAGVAAVLVVTTVDVPTFTGLDQVPLPGGADLGDRPYEITAEFGDVLSLAPQSSVKVNDVAVGRVTRISLTPGSWTAKVTMRVNGRIELPENAYAHLEQSSLLGEKFIQLSPPAAGTARGTLADGGRIPLSRTNRNPEVEEVFGALSMLLNGGGVNQLKTITTELNKALAGQEPQIRSMLGRVDTLVTNLDDHKEDITQALDGVNRLAATLATRKQDVGTVLTGLSPGMKVLEKQRGSLLTMLRSLDTLSTVAVDTINKSKADMIADLKAIAPTLKALADSGQDLPDSLQVLFTYPFTDEVLRGVKGDYLNVYLDVTAMPGTQIVPALTPDAPVPPQPKPGTSGTPGTPSGAALPLPLPSVPEISQGSAR, encoded by the coding sequence ATGAGCCGTGCCCTCCGCAGACCCGGGGCCCGCACGACCGGCGCCGCCGCCCTCCTCGCCGCCGGGGTCGCGGCCGTCCTGGTCGTGACGACCGTCGACGTACCGACGTTCACCGGCCTCGACCAGGTGCCGCTGCCCGGCGGCGCCGACCTCGGCGACCGTCCCTACGAGATCACCGCCGAGTTCGGCGACGTCCTCAGCCTCGCCCCGCAGTCCTCGGTGAAGGTCAACGACGTCGCGGTCGGACGGGTCACCAGGATCTCCCTCACCCCTGGCAGCTGGACCGCCAAGGTCACCATGCGCGTCAACGGGAGGATCGAACTGCCCGAGAACGCGTACGCCCACCTGGAACAGTCCAGCCTCCTCGGCGAGAAGTTCATCCAGCTCTCGCCCCCGGCCGCCGGGACCGCCCGGGGCACCCTGGCCGACGGCGGCCGGATCCCGCTCAGCCGCACCAACCGGAACCCGGAGGTCGAAGAGGTCTTCGGCGCCCTGTCGATGCTCCTCAACGGCGGCGGGGTCAACCAGCTCAAGACCATCACCACCGAACTCAACAAGGCGCTCGCCGGGCAGGAACCGCAGATCCGCTCGATGCTCGGCCGCGTCGACACCCTGGTCACCAACCTGGACGACCACAAGGAGGACATCACCCAGGCACTCGACGGCGTCAACCGGCTGGCGGCCACCCTCGCCACCCGTAAACAGGACGTCGGAACGGTCCTCACCGGGCTCAGCCCCGGCATGAAGGTCCTGGAGAAGCAGCGGGGCTCCCTCCTCACCATGCTGCGCTCGCTCGACACGCTCTCCACCGTCGCCGTCGACACGATCAACAAGAGCAAGGCCGACATGATCGCCGACCTCAAGGCCATCGCCCCCACCCTCAAGGCCCTCGCCGACTCCGGCCAGGACCTGCCCGACTCCCTCCAGGTGCTCTTCACCTATCCGTTCACCGACGAGGTCCTGCGCGGGGTGAAGGGCGACTACCTCAACGTCTACCTCGATGTGACGGCGATGCCCGGAACCCAGATCGTGCCGGCCCTCACCCCGGACGCGCCCGTGCCTCCGCAGCCCAAGCCCGGCACGTCCGGCACGCCCGGCACTCCGTCCGGTGCGGCGCTCCCGCTGCCCCTCCCGTCCGTCCCGGAGATCTCGCAGGGGAGCGCACGATGA
- a CDS encoding MlaD family protein, producing the protein MITLAVRLKNIAFLLTAVLVLGYLGVRYADLGHYVGLRGYYTVTVQLPQTGGLYTHSNVTYRGVSVGRVGPIELTDDGVEAELRIENDAPPIPDSLEAVVANLSAVGEQYVDLRPTRSDGPFLGNGSVIDQADTTIPAPPTDVLTSVNDLASSVDLENLRTVVDEFGTAFNGRGDDLQVLLDTGSEFVRAADEALPVTTKLMTDGETVLRTQAEEGEALKGFASGARELAAELKGSDTDLRRLIAAAPDAAGQISVLLRDLDPNFGVVVANLLTTSEVAVTRQRGLEELLVKLPAVVAAGASAVDEDGARFGMSVTFFEPLPCTAGYGGTTYRNGLVTKPAAANTKARCTSSPGTGINVRGSANAPKGGPVPAPAEPGSLLLGAGTGSPLPGALGAAATRPGADGMAGLLGLGGGR; encoded by the coding sequence ATGATCACTCTCGCCGTCCGGCTGAAGAACATCGCCTTCCTGCTCACCGCCGTACTCGTCCTCGGCTATCTCGGAGTGCGCTACGCGGACCTCGGCCACTACGTCGGCCTGCGCGGCTACTACACCGTCACGGTCCAGCTCCCGCAGACCGGCGGCCTGTACACCCACTCCAACGTGACCTACCGCGGAGTGTCCGTCGGCCGGGTCGGGCCGATCGAGCTCACCGACGACGGTGTCGAGGCGGAACTGCGCATCGAGAACGACGCACCGCCCATCCCGGACAGCCTGGAAGCCGTCGTCGCCAACCTCTCGGCGGTCGGCGAGCAGTACGTCGACCTCCGGCCCACCCGCAGCGACGGCCCGTTCCTCGGCAACGGCTCGGTCATCGACCAGGCCGACACCACGATCCCCGCGCCGCCCACCGACGTCCTCACCAGCGTCAACGACCTGGCGAGCTCCGTCGACCTGGAGAACCTGCGCACGGTCGTCGACGAGTTCGGCACCGCGTTCAACGGCCGCGGCGACGACCTCCAGGTGCTCCTGGACACCGGGAGCGAGTTCGTCCGGGCCGCGGACGAGGCCCTGCCGGTCACGACGAAGCTGATGACCGACGGCGAGACCGTCCTGCGCACGCAGGCCGAGGAGGGCGAAGCGCTGAAGGGCTTCGCCTCGGGGGCCAGGGAACTCGCCGCCGAACTCAAGGGCTCCGACACCGATCTGCGCAGGCTGATCGCCGCCGCCCCCGATGCCGCCGGACAGATCAGTGTCCTGCTGCGCGATCTCGACCCGAACTTCGGAGTGGTCGTCGCCAACCTCCTGACCACCTCAGAGGTGGCCGTCACCCGCCAGCGCGGCCTGGAGGAACTCCTCGTGAAACTCCCCGCGGTCGTCGCGGCGGGGGCCAGCGCCGTCGACGAGGACGGGGCCAGGTTCGGCATGTCCGTCACCTTCTTCGAGCCGCTTCCCTGCACCGCCGGATACGGCGGCACGACCTACCGCAACGGGCTCGTCACCAAGCCCGCCGCGGCCAACACCAAGGCACGCTGCACCTCGTCGCCCGGCACCGGCATCAACGTCCGCGGCAGCGCGAACGCCCCGAAGGGCGGACCGGTGCCCGCGCCGGCCGAGCCGGGATCGCTGCTCCTGGGGGCCGGAACGGGGAGCCCGCTGCCCGGAGCACTCGGGGCCGCAGCCACCCGGCCCGGGGCCGACGGCATGGCCGGCCTGCTGGGGCTCGGAGGCGGCCGGTGA
- a CDS encoding nuclear transport factor 2 family protein gives MARVRTTRNPLVAAAIVLTVAAAGAAGWGGLSRYDAAHDDSAAYAQARDDVLAAGEQAVQNMNTLDHQKVEQGLDSWEDSTTGDLHQQLVEGRDAFVKQIESAKTVSTAKVLSGAVTELDDRSGRAAVMVALRVTVTAPKGEPAVKESRMLGQLTRTSGGWKLSALGQAPVGNTAG, from the coding sequence ATGGCACGGGTACGGACGACGCGCAATCCGCTGGTGGCGGCGGCGATCGTGCTGACGGTCGCGGCGGCAGGCGCGGCAGGCTGGGGCGGTCTGTCCCGGTACGACGCGGCACACGACGACTCGGCGGCGTACGCGCAGGCCCGGGACGACGTACTGGCCGCGGGCGAGCAGGCCGTGCAGAACATGAACACCCTCGACCACCAGAAGGTGGAACAGGGTCTGGACAGCTGGGAGGACTCCACCACGGGGGATCTGCACCAGCAACTCGTCGAGGGACGGGACGCGTTCGTGAAACAGATCGAGTCGGCGAAGACGGTCAGCACGGCCAAGGTCCTGTCGGGCGCGGTGACCGAACTCGACGACCGCTCGGGCCGGGCCGCGGTCATGGTTGCGCTGCGGGTCACGGTGACCGCACCGAAGGGCGAGCCCGCAGTGAAGGAGAGCAGGATGCTCGGGCAGCTCACCCGGACGTCCGGCGGGTGGAAGCTCAGCGCCCTCGGCCAGGCGCCCGTCGGCAACACGGCCGGCTGA
- a CDS encoding lytic transglycosylase domain-containing protein — protein sequence MRINGTMRRGLNRTATAVAAMAALTASQAPGFAGSPPNEKAAAAQDDVIWTEVPNDDSYHTELPPLKTPEPPARGGKPGPVAARTHTEAGIPATVLAAYRKAEGALGRSDPGCNLPWQLLAAIGKVESGQASGGRVDSGGTTLGRILGPVLNGVGFANISDTDDGAYDGDAQYDRAVGPMQFIPSTWAHWGRDGNADGRRDPNNIYDAALAAGHYLCAGTRNLNTQGDLDRAILSYNHSDTYLRTVLSWLEFYRQGTHPVADGRGVIPQSPGAGGPSEPKAPVGGPGSPGKSTAPGKEGGGIVIGPQPTSPPPSPTPPGPSRPTSPSPDPSETGPTDPGPSPDPTDTGTPGPDPTPTDPTTPPTTPPTSPDPDPSTSDPGCPTDSPSPDPTDTTAPGTATETPDPCAGTATSGA from the coding sequence ATGAGAATCAACGGCACGATGCGCCGCGGACTCAACCGTACGGCCACCGCCGTCGCCGCGATGGCCGCGCTCACCGCGTCCCAGGCACCAGGGTTCGCAGGCTCGCCGCCGAACGAGAAGGCGGCGGCGGCCCAGGACGACGTGATCTGGACCGAGGTGCCCAACGACGACTCGTACCACACGGAGTTACCACCGCTGAAGACGCCCGAGCCGCCCGCCCGCGGCGGGAAGCCGGGGCCCGTGGCCGCCCGGACCCATACGGAGGCGGGCATCCCGGCGACGGTCCTCGCCGCCTACCGCAAGGCGGAGGGCGCACTCGGACGCAGCGACCCCGGATGCAACCTGCCGTGGCAACTGCTCGCGGCGATCGGCAAGGTGGAGTCCGGGCAGGCGAGCGGAGGCCGGGTGGACTCCGGTGGCACCACCCTCGGCCGCATCCTGGGACCGGTCCTCAACGGCGTGGGGTTCGCGAACATCAGCGACACCGACGACGGCGCCTACGACGGCGACGCGCAGTACGACCGGGCCGTCGGACCGATGCAGTTCATCCCCTCCACTTGGGCGCACTGGGGGAGGGACGGAAACGCCGACGGGCGCCGCGACCCCAACAACATCTACGACGCCGCCCTCGCGGCGGGGCACTACCTCTGCGCCGGGACACGGAACCTGAACACGCAGGGCGATCTGGACCGGGCGATCCTGAGCTACAACCACTCGGACACCTATCTGCGCACCGTGCTGTCCTGGCTGGAGTTCTACCGCCAGGGCACCCACCCGGTCGCCGACGGCAGGGGCGTCATCCCGCAGAGCCCCGGCGCGGGCGGTCCGTCCGAACCCAAGGCCCCGGTGGGCGGCCCCGGCAGCCCCGGAAAGTCCACGGCTCCCGGGAAGGAGGGCGGCGGCATCGTTATCGGACCGCAGCCCACCAGCCCGCCACCGTCTCCCACGCCCCCCGGCCCCAGCAGACCGACGAGCCCGAGCCCCGACCCGTCGGAGACCGGCCCCACGGATCCGGGCCCGAGCCCCGACCCGACGGACACCGGCACCCCGGGGCCCGACCCCACGCCGACCGATCCGACGACGCCGCCGACCACACCGCCGACGTCCCCCGACCCGGACCCGAGCACCAGTGACCCCGGCTGTCCCACGGACTCGCCGTCCCCGGACCCGACCGACACCACGGCCCCCGGGACCGCCACCGAGACGCCCGACCCGTGCGCGGGCACGGCCACGTCAGGCGCCTGA
- a CDS encoding ATP-dependent DNA ligase, protein MDLPVMPPVKPMLAKSVSTIPPGMQYEAKWDGFRAIVHRDGDEVVIGSRTGKPLTRYFPELVLALRENLPPRCVIDGEIVVIHDGRLDFDRLSERIHPADSRVRMLSEQTPSAFVAFDVLAVDDASLLTTPLSERRAVLEAALSGASAPVHLAPATTDLATAQEWFEHFEGAGLDGVVAKPLDLPYRPDTRTMFKIKHERTADCVVAGYRVHKSGAVVGSLLLGLYDSAGVLQHVGACAAFSMQRRAELAEELEPLRGVDGHPWAAWEDAAAHEGARLPGTPSRWSGKKDQSWVALRPERVCEVAYDHMEGDRFRHTTQFRRWRPDRAPSGCTYAQLEEVVRYDLSEVLSGA, encoded by the coding sequence ATGGACCTTCCGGTGATGCCGCCCGTGAAACCGATGCTCGCCAAGTCCGTGTCCACGATTCCGCCCGGAATGCAGTACGAGGCCAAGTGGGACGGCTTCCGGGCGATCGTGCACCGCGACGGCGACGAGGTGGTGATCGGCAGCCGCACCGGCAAGCCGCTCACCCGCTACTTCCCCGAGCTGGTCCTCGCCCTGCGGGAGAATCTGCCGCCCCGCTGTGTGATCGACGGGGAGATCGTCGTCATCCACGACGGACGGCTCGACTTCGACCGGCTCAGCGAGCGCATCCACCCCGCCGACTCGCGGGTGCGGATGCTGTCCGAGCAGACCCCGTCCGCCTTCGTCGCCTTCGACGTCCTCGCGGTGGACGACGCGTCGCTGCTCACCACCCCGCTGTCCGAGCGGCGGGCGGTCCTGGAGGCGGCGCTCTCGGGCGCTTCGGCGCCCGTCCATCTCGCTCCCGCCACCACCGACCTCGCCACCGCCCAGGAGTGGTTCGAGCACTTCGAGGGCGCCGGGCTCGACGGGGTCGTCGCGAAGCCGCTCGATCTGCCCTACCGGCCGGACACCCGCACCATGTTCAAGATCAAGCACGAGCGGACCGCCGACTGCGTGGTGGCGGGCTACCGGGTCCACAAGAGCGGTGCGGTCGTCGGCTCCCTGCTGCTGGGTCTGTACGACTCCGCGGGCGTCCTCCAGCACGTCGGGGCCTGCGCCGCCTTCTCGATGCAGCGGCGCGCGGAGCTCGCGGAGGAGCTGGAGCCGCTGCGCGGCGTCGACGGCCATCCGTGGGCGGCCTGGGAGGACGCGGCGGCGCACGAGGGGGCCAGGCTGCCGGGCACGCCGAGCCGCTGGTCGGGAAAGAAGGACCAGTCGTGGGTGGCGCTGCGTCCGGAGCGGGTCTGCGAGGTGGCCTACGACCACATGGAGGGCGACCGGTTCCGGCACACCACCCAGTTCCGCCGGTGGCGGCCGGACCGCGCTCCCTCCGGCTGCACGTACGCGCAGCTGGAGGAAGTGGTGCGGTACGACCTGTCCGAGGTCCTGTCAGGCGCCTGA
- the ligD gene encoding non-homologous end-joining DNA ligase, with product MGAAVELDAGGRPVRLSNPDKVYFPDKGYTKRDVAEYFLAVGGGITRALRDRPTTLQRFVDGVEGDFFYQKRAPKNLPDWIPTARIAFPSGRPADEISPTEVAAVLWAANLGTLTFHPWPVRATDTDRPDELRIDLDPQPGTDYADAVTAAHELRSVLDDHGLRGWPKTSGGRGIHVFVPIEPRWTFTEVRRATIAAGRELERRMPDRVTTAWWKEERGRRIFVDFNQTARDRTIASAYSVRPFPHAPVSAPLRWEEIDDVTPRDFDIRSMPPRYAELGDVHADMDDHAFGLEKLLELADRDERDRGLGDMPYPPEYPKMPGEPKRVQPSRARHDEGDGA from the coding sequence ATGGGAGCAGCGGTGGAGCTGGACGCAGGCGGACGGCCGGTACGGCTGTCCAACCCCGACAAGGTCTACTTTCCGGACAAGGGCTATACGAAGCGGGACGTGGCCGAGTACTTCCTGGCAGTGGGCGGCGGCATCACCCGCGCGCTCCGCGACCGGCCGACCACCCTTCAGCGCTTCGTGGACGGCGTCGAGGGCGACTTCTTCTACCAGAAGCGGGCGCCGAAGAACCTCCCCGACTGGATTCCCACCGCCCGGATCGCCTTCCCCAGCGGGCGCCCCGCCGACGAGATCTCTCCCACCGAGGTCGCCGCCGTCCTCTGGGCGGCCAACCTCGGCACCCTGACCTTCCACCCCTGGCCCGTACGCGCCACCGACACCGACCGGCCCGACGAACTGCGCATCGACCTCGACCCGCAGCCCGGCACCGACTACGCGGACGCGGTCACCGCCGCCCACGAACTGCGCTCCGTCCTGGACGACCACGGGCTGCGCGGCTGGCCGAAGACCTCCGGCGGGCGCGGCATCCATGTCTTCGTGCCGATCGAACCCCGCTGGACCTTCACCGAGGTCCGCCGCGCCACCATCGCCGCCGGCCGGGAACTGGAACGGCGCATGCCGGACCGTGTCACCACCGCCTGGTGGAAGGAGGAGCGCGGGAGGCGCATCTTCGTCGACTTCAACCAGACGGCCCGCGACCGCACGATCGCCTCCGCCTACTCGGTACGCCCCTTCCCGCACGCGCCGGTGTCCGCGCCGCTGCGCTGGGAGGAGATCGACGACGTCACACCCCGCGACTTCGACATCAGGAGCATGCCCCCGCGGTACGCGGAACTGGGCGACGTCCACGCCGACATGGACGACCACGCCTTCGGCCTGGAGAAACTGCTGGAGCTCGCCGACCGGGACGAGCGGGACCGGGGCCTCGGCGACATGCCGTACCCGCCGGAGTACCCCAAGATGCCCGGCGAGCCCAAGCGCGTCCAGCCCAGCCGCGCCAGGCACGACGAGGGCGACGGCGCGTAG